A region of the Clostridium estertheticum subsp. estertheticum genome:
AGGATAAGCTAATCTGCTTGTCCCCGCTAAATCTGCTCCTGCATAACTACACCAGTTACAACAAAAAGCTACAATTAAGGGTTCAAATTCACTTTTATCTATCCCCTCGATTTTTTCGGCTTCTATCGACATATTGCATCCACCTCCGCTAAAATCTGTTTATTAGTAAATCCTTTAAGATCAATGGCACCAGGACGACAAGCCACAGTACATCCACCACATCCTTGACAAAGTGCTTCATTTACACTTGCAACTATTTTATTAATTATATTTCCATTCTCTTTAACTTCAATTGTTTTTGATGAAATTGCATCATATGGACATATTTTAGTACACGCAAGGCATCCACTACAAATTGATTCATCTACTTCTGAAACGCAAGGATTATTAACCAATTTATCCTTACTTAATACGCCAATTACCTTTGCTGCTGCAGCACTTGCTTGTGCTACTGTCTCTGGTATATCCTTTGGCCCTTGGCATGCTCCTGCTAGAAATATTCCTGCAGAATGAGTCTCAACAGGACGAAGTTTTGGATGAGCCTCTGTAAAGAAATTATTTGTATCTGTACTTATGCCTAATATTCTTTTAATTGTAGTTACATCATCTTTGGCCTTAGTTGCCGCAGCGAGCACTACTATATCTGCATCAATTTGAACTGTCTCTCCAGTCGAAGCATCAATAGCATTAACTTGAAGATTCTCTCCATTTGGAAAAACTTTACCAACCATTCCTTTAATATAATGAACACCATATTCTTCAACAGCTCTTCTCTGGAACTCTTCAAAGTTTTTTCCCGGTGTACGAACATCAATATAAAAAACATAGGCTTCCATATCAGGATAATGATCCTTAAGTAACATTGCATGTTTTGCTGTGTACATACAACAAATTTTTGAACAATAAGGTTTACCCCTTAAGGTCTTGTCCCTTGATCCAACACATTGTATAAACACTACTTTCTTAGGCACTCTTTGGTCAGATGGACATAATAGATGACCCGCTGTTGGACCTGCAGCATTTGTTAATCTCTCAAATTCAAGAGATGTAATTACATCCGGATGTTGACCATACTGGTATTCTCCAAATTTATCTAAACTTATAAGATCATAACCTGTGGATACCACTATAGCACCATATTGTTTTGTTATTTTAGTATCAACCTGAGCAAAATCAACAGCGCCCGCTGTACATACTTTTTCGCAAATTCCACATTTTCCTGTTTTAAACTTGATACAATGTTCTCTATCTATAACAGGTACGTTTGGAACCGCCTGAGCGAAAGGCATATAAATGGCCCCTCTATTTCTTAATCCTTCATTAAACTCACTTTTAGCTTTTTTCGAAGGACATTTTTCAGTACAGACACCACAACCAGTACACTTATCCATATTTATACTTCGTGCCTTTTGGTTAATGGTTGCTTCAAAGTTTCCCACATATCCTTTAACCGCCTCAATCTCGCTGTATGTATATAATGTTATATTTTCATGAGATGCGGCATCTACCATTTTGGGTGTCAAAATACAGGCAGAACAATCGAGTGTTGGGAAAGTTTTATCAAGTTGAGACATCTTACCACCAATACTTGGTGACTTCTCAATGATATCAACTTGATAACCAGCCTCAGCAATATCAAGAGCCGTTTGAATTCCTGCTATTCCTCCACCAATAACAAGTGCCCTTTTCGTTACATCTATTTGACCTGGTGTAAGTTCACTATTTAATGTAGCTTTAGCCACTGCAGCCCTAACAAGAGCTATGGCTTTAGGCGTTCCAATCTCTTTATCCTTATGAATCCAAGAACAATGTTCTCGAATATTAGCAACTTCTAATAAATATGGGTTTAAACCTGCTGCCTTAGCCGCTTTTCTAAATGTTGCCTCATGCATTCTAGGTGAACATGATGCTACCACAACTCTATCTAATTTTTGATCTTTTATCGCATTCTTGATCAAATTCTGACCTACTTCGGAACACATATATTGATAGTCTTTAGCATATACAACTCCAGGCATTTTTTGTGCTTCTTCTATGACTTTATCAATGTCTACGGTAGCTGCTATATTACTTCCACACCAACAAACAAAAACTCCAATTTTCTGCAATTTGATTCCTCCTTTAAAAATAATAGTTTCATTATTTTAATGTAAAAATTATTTATTGTATTTTCTAAATACACTTACTATTGCCTGTTGTGGCATTTTATCATCTATTTTTTTAATAACATCTTCAGCTTTTATTCTATTTTCTCCTGAACGCCTAATAACTATAAGTCTCACTGCCTCTAAAACGTTTGCAATATCTATATCTCTAGGACAACGCTCAGAACATGTAAAACATGAAGCACAAGACCAAATCGTTTTACTTTCTATAACCTTTTCTAGTTCTCCTGTCTGAAGTAATCTTATGACCTGATGAGGTAGAATATCCATACCTTCACTAGCAGGGCAACTTGCTGAACATTTTCCACACTGGATGCAATCTTGTATCCTCTGCCCACTAATTTGAGAAATTTGCTCTAACTCTTTTGATCTTTTGCCTGAATATATTTTCACTCTTTTCATTACACTATCTCCTCCTATCTTATTTAACACCTAAAGCTTCTGCTAAAAGTTCTGTGAAATAGGTAATAGATAGTTTATCTTTTGCCCCATCATTACTAATTTCTAGGTTATATTTACAAAGGGGGCATGCAGTAACAATTTCTTCTGCACCATTTTTTACAGCGGATTGTATTATATTATCTGTCATTTTGTTTACAAGATCCTTCTGTTCTAAACAAAGGTACCCTCCACAACATTCCGTTCTATATGGATATATAACTGGAATACCTCCTATTGCTGTTATAAAATCTTCTATAATAGAAGGATTTTCTGGATCATCAAAATTCATGGTACTACTTGGACGAAGGAGCAAACAACCATAATATGCGCCAATTTTACGATTAGTAAGAGGATTCGTAACTTTTTTAGCTAGTTCATCAAATCCTATTTCATCTCTAAGTACCTCTAGATAGTGAAGAACTTGTGTCTCACCCTCGTATTCTTTTGGCAAGTCTAAATAATTGTTAACCTTGGATTTTATATCCTCTTTGCTCCTCATATCTTCATTTACTCTTTTAATCACATGATGACATGCTGCACATAAAGTGACTAGCTTTTCACCTTTATCCCTTGCTGATGCTAGGCTCCGTACAGCGGATAATTTAGTAGCTATTTCATCAGTGGCCATTGGATATACCGCACCACAACATTGCCACTCTTTTTGCTCTTCTAGCTCAAATCCCAAGACTTTTGCAGAATCTAGTGCATACTTTTCTAATTCCTGAGCTTTCGTCTTTAACGTACAACCTGGATAATAACTATACTTCATATTTTTCATCTAGACTTTTAAACAAATGTATAAGTCTAGATTTGCACCTCCCTTCAATTTATTAATATTTTAATACTAGTTAGTAAAAAATGTTTCTATTATCTGTTAATGTTTATTTCTTAAAAATGATGAAGTTTCACTTAACTTCTTGTTAAAATTATAACATGTACCATTCTAAATTTAAAATACCATTAAACTATGATATAATAGTATTTGCCTATCATAAAGAAACAACTTATAAATTTACTATAACAAAGTATTTCTTTTCTTAATTTTATTGCTATATCTACACTTATCAACAAATAAATATTTTATTGTATTTTTTAATATTGTATAATTTAATTTAATTTTTGTTAAAATTATAACGGTTTCTATTATAATCTTAGAAACATTAATCAACTATAGTTTCATATTTTAAATCTATAATTAGGAGGCAGCGTTATGGAATTAAGACAGTTACAATATTTTCAGATGGTTTGTCAATTAAATAGTATTACACAAGCTGCAAAAAAACTTTACGTAACCCAACCATCCATTACCAATTCCATTAAGAATTTAGAAAAAGAACTGTCCTGTGTACTCTTTGATAGATCTAAAAAGCAACTTTTTCCCACAGTTGAAGGAAAAGTTTTTTTAAAGAGAGTAGATGAGATTTTAAAATTAGTAGACAATGCCACTACAGAAATGAAGGATTACGAGGATCTTAAAAAGGGCATACTTACAATAGGCATCCCTCCAATGATTGGTACCTTTATATTTCCTATAGTTTTTATTAAATTCAAACAATTATATCCAAATATTAAACTAAATATTATAGAATATGGATCTATTGAAACAAGACAAATGATAGAAAATGGAGACTTGGATTTGGGTCTTATTATAGGTGACGCAGGTAATAATATACTAGCTTCCTTGCCTATTTTAGATAGCGAACTCTTAGTTTGCTTAAAAAAAGAACATCCCCTAAGAAAAAAGTCAACTATTACATTTGAAGATATTAAAAACGAACCTATTATCCTACTAAAAGAAGGCTTCTACATAAGGGAGAAGGTATTAGATCGTTTTAAAGAAAAGCATATTCAGCCTAATGTTATTTTATCATCCAACCACTTAGAAACCGTCAAAGGACTTATTACAAACGGGGTCGGCATATCTTTTTTATTAAAGGAAATTGTTGAAGATAATGATAAAATAACAAAAATTCCATTATGTAATACTATTCCTATAAAAATTGCTCTCGTTTGGAGGAAAAATTGTTGTTTATCCACTGTTTCAAAAGTATTTATAGATTTCTTAAATGCAAATCCCCTAACCACTCCTGAGAATTTAGATTAAGTTAATAATTTTCTTATTTAAAATATACATAAAAAGCGTATCCTAAAAATTCACTTTTATATTCGGACAAAAATGCCTCAAAATAGAAATCACTTTCTATTTTGAGGCAACCAATTAATCTAAAATTTCTAAGCTTGTAATTTCCAAATGTATTCTCCTAATTTATTGATATATCCAATCCTTTTACCTATTTCAACCCTTGCAATTCCCTGGGTAAATTCATAGGCTTCTTCAAAAATTGGGTCTATAATTATTTCACCTAAACAATCTATATAACCCCACAAATCTCCTATTTGAGCAGCAATTAAACCCTCACTTATAATATCTATATCTTCAAAATTTGTTGGTATTGTAATATTACCACTTTTATCAATACAACCATATTTTTCATTTTCACAAATTACAGCTATACCTTCATAAAATTTACCTGCCCACTCAAATTCTGGTTTTATAATAATATCTCCCGCGTTATCTATGTACCCGTATTTTTCTCTTATCTCAACTGCTGCCAATCCTTCATTGAACTGGTCGCAAACATTATATCGTAGCGGTATAATTATTTCTCCACTTTTGTTTATATACCCATACTTTCCCTTAGAACAAACTGATGCTATTCCACTGTAAAATTCATTAGCATAATCATAAATTGCATCTATTATAACTTTGCCATCCTTATCTATATATGCTATTTTACCACCTATTTGAACTGCTGCTAATCCCTCACTATAATCGTTAGCATCTAAATATTTTGGTGGCACTATTTCTGTACCTTCACTATCTATGTACCCCCACATATACCCACTCTTTACTGCAGCTCTTCCTTCAATAAAGAAATTAGCTTCCTCATATTTAGGTTCAACTATAAGTTTTCCACTTAAATTAATATACCCATTTTTATGACCTACTTTTATTGCGGCAAGCCCTTCATTAAATGGCATAACTTCATCATACTTAGGCTCTATGACAAACTCTCCAGCCTTATTTATAAAGCCATACTTGTTATCTATACCCACTATCGCTAAGTCCCCTTCAAACTCCTGAGCATAATTAAATTTATTTTCTATAACTACATTACCTTCTCTATTTATGTACCCATATCTTTTCTTAAATTTCACAGGATATAAATTATTCTCATTGTTCATAACTAAAACTTCCTTTCACTTTTTGAATACTAATTCAAAAATTAACTAAATATAATATCATTATACACTGAACTAGTTTAAAT
Encoded here:
- a CDS encoding CoB--CoM heterodisulfide reductase iron-sulfur subunit A family protein, which codes for MQKIGVFVCWCGSNIAATVDIDKVIEEAQKMPGVVYAKDYQYMCSEVGQNLIKNAIKDQKLDRVVVASCSPRMHEATFRKAAKAAGLNPYLLEVANIREHCSWIHKDKEIGTPKAIALVRAAVAKATLNSELTPGQIDVTKRALVIGGGIAGIQTALDIAEAGYQVDIIEKSPSIGGKMSQLDKTFPTLDCSACILTPKMVDAASHENITLYTYSEIEAVKGYVGNFEATINQKARSINMDKCTGCGVCTEKCPSKKAKSEFNEGLRNRGAIYMPFAQAVPNVPVIDREHCIKFKTGKCGICEKVCTAGAVDFAQVDTKITKQYGAIVVSTGYDLISLDKFGEYQYGQHPDVITSLEFERLTNAAGPTAGHLLCPSDQRVPKKVVFIQCVGSRDKTLRGKPYCSKICCMYTAKHAMLLKDHYPDMEAYVFYIDVRTPGKNFEEFQRRAVEEYGVHYIKGMVGKVFPNGENLQVNAIDASTGETVQIDADIVVLAAATKAKDDVTTIKRILGISTDTNNFFTEAHPKLRPVETHSAGIFLAGACQGPKDIPETVAQASAAAAKVIGVLSKDKLVNNPCVSEVDESICSGCLACTKICPYDAISSKTIEVKENGNIINKIVASVNEALCQGCGGCTVACRPGAIDLKGFTNKQILAEVDAICR
- a CDS encoding 4Fe-4S dicluster domain-containing protein — translated: MKRVKIYSGKRSKELEQISQISGQRIQDCIQCGKCSASCPASEGMDILPHQVIRLLQTGELEKVIESKTIWSCASCFTCSERCPRDIDIANVLEAVRLIVIRRSGENRIKAEDVIKKIDDKMPQQAIVSVFRKYNK
- a CDS encoding CoB--CoM heterodisulfide reductase iron-sulfur subunit B family protein; the protein is MKNMKYSYYPGCTLKTKAQELEKYALDSAKVLGFELEEQKEWQCCGAVYPMATDEIATKLSAVRSLASARDKGEKLVTLCAACHHVIKRVNEDMRSKEDIKSKVNNYLDLPKEYEGETQVLHYLEVLRDEIGFDELAKKVTNPLTNRKIGAYYGCLLLRPSSTMNFDDPENPSIIEDFITAIGGIPVIYPYRTECCGGYLCLEQKDLVNKMTDNIIQSAVKNGAEEIVTACPLCKYNLEISNDGAKDKLSITYFTELLAEALGVK
- a CDS encoding LysR family transcriptional regulator; this encodes MELRQLQYFQMVCQLNSITQAAKKLYVTQPSITNSIKNLEKELSCVLFDRSKKQLFPTVEGKVFLKRVDEILKLVDNATTEMKDYEDLKKGILTIGIPPMIGTFIFPIVFIKFKQLYPNIKLNIIEYGSIETRQMIENGDLDLGLIIGDAGNNILASLPILDSELLVCLKKEHPLRKKSTITFEDIKNEPIILLKEGFYIREKVLDRFKEKHIQPNVILSSNHLETVKGLITNGVGISFLLKEIVEDNDKITKIPLCNTIPIKIALVWRKNCCLSTVSKVFIDFLNANPLTTPENLD
- a CDS encoding WG repeat-containing protein codes for the protein MNNENNLYPVKFKKRYGYINREGNVVIENKFNYAQEFEGDLAIVGIDNKYGFINKAGEFVIEPKYDEVMPFNEGLAAIKVGHKNGYINLSGKLIVEPKYEEANFFIEGRAAVKSGYMWGYIDSEGTEIVPPKYLDANDYSEGLAAVQIGGKIAYIDKDGKVIIDAIYDYANEFYSGIASVCSKGKYGYINKSGEIIIPLRYNVCDQFNEGLAAVEIREKYGYIDNAGDIIIKPEFEWAGKFYEGIAVICENEKYGCIDKSGNITIPTNFEDIDIISEGLIAAQIGDLWGYIDCLGEIIIDPIFEEAYEFTQGIARVEIGKRIGYINKLGEYIWKLQA